In Epinephelus lanceolatus isolate andai-2023 chromosome 16, ASM4190304v1, whole genome shotgun sequence, one DNA window encodes the following:
- the LOC117263136 gene encoding uncharacterized protein LOC117263136, translated as MTLLGFRVLNMLIVGATNIYLPFSNIFAGPAMATSSNPPFRQDDGLWIFLQNRGVPEENIQKMQQDHIDSSVIGDIDDATMAAYIPAHGDRIATRRFCLEKQRRGGDDTKRQSLFEKLKKKMGTMSNKGIDQGFEGENPVQPTKMHLKTNKRACKMTRKIELGWIHDNKQVRKRSGGGTRVLDINKKATKSEILSHAKKLFFPNEMSMKGKWEEFSHDIVDFQEACVDEDVSVGDLYETHKLGLLRFYLFTNTLTSENETEEGADIQTDEQHENTAEPGQEKHTMEEVEQLTQKRQNSQHQMYIVEGDEQSTATMSAVVSIDLTSLCDTSEVIIGPLPGGPFLGDLDDTLIHEPILAIEEQMNIPTYTSTPTDAETASARPPSPASELLYVTVKLHRVTLLDELIAQFKDDAMMSYSVKYSFIDEMGADADGVSRDVYAAFWTEFLDCAAEGADVRVPSLSPKWQKEEWKSVGRILAKGLKDHGYFPFRLAQAFTAAVVFGEHSVSPDLLVDSLMLYLSQSERDLLSTALLEAVVGNDEEELLDLMDRMGVRTVPSQDNLRAVLVQVAHKQIIQHPKYALDNIAEVAGPTLRKFFPSVQDMKKMYEDLKPTTRKVLKMITAFPATSADNQSLRFFHQYIRGLDEIGLRKVMRFLTGSDVICVKEIQVTFTSLEGLARRPIAHTCGPTLELPSTYNSYPELRAEMEAILPCNSYAMDIA; from the exons ATGACACTATTGGGCTTTAGAGTTTTAAACATGTTAATTGTTGGTGCAACAAATATTTATCTGcctttttccaacatttttgCAGGGCCAGCAATGGCTACATCCTCAAACCCCCCCTTCCGACAAGATGATGGTCTGTGGATATTTCTTCAGAACAGAGGTGTTCCTGAGGAGAATATTCAGAAAATGCAGCAGGATCAT ATTGACAGCTCGGTAATTGGAGACATAGATGATGCCACTATGGCTGCTTACATTCCAGCCCATGGTGACAGGATTGCCACAAGGCGtttctgtttggaaaaacagaGAAGAGGCGGAGATGATACAAAAAGACAGTCCttatttgaaaaacttaaaaaaaaaatgggcacAATGAGCAACAAAGGTATTGATCAAGGTTTTGAGGGGGAAAATCCAGTGCAGCCAACAAAGATGCATCTAAAAACTAATAAGAGAGCCTGTAAGATGACTAGAAAAATAGAATTAGGGTGGATACATGACAACAAACAAGTCAGAAAACgcagtggtggaggaaccaGAGTTCTTGATATTAACAAGAAAGCCACTAAAAGCGAGATTCTGTCACATGCTAAAAAATTGTTTTTCCCTAATGAAATGTCAATGAAGGGAAAGTGGGAAGAGTTCAGTCACGACATAGTTGACTTTCAGGAAGCATGTGTTGATGAGGATGTTAGCGTGGGAGACCTCTACGAAACACACAAATTGGGGTTGTTAAGATTTTATTTGTTCACAAACACCCTGaccagtgaaaatgaaacagagGAAGGAGCTGATATACAGACAGATGagcaacatgaaaacacagcagagcctggacaagagaaacacacaatggAAGAGGTCGAGCAGctgacacagaaaagacaaaacagtCAACATCAAATGTACATAGTGGAAGGTGATGAGCAAAGCACTGCCACAATGTCAGCTGTTGTCTCTATTGATCTTACATCTTTGTGTGATACATCAGAGGTCATTATTGGTCCTTTGCCAGGTGGGCCGTTTTTAGGTGATCTCGATGATACACTCATACATGAGCCAATCCTTGCAATAGAAGAACAAATGAACATCCCCACCTACACCTCAACTCCTACTGATGCTGAGACAGCCTCTGCTAGACCACCAAGTCCTGCCAGTGAACTTTTGTATGTGACTGTGAAACTTCACAGAGTGACACTCTTGGATGAACTGATTGCCCAATTCAAGGATGATGCAATGATGAGCTACTCTGTGAAATACAGCTTCATCGATGAAATGGGGGCAGATGCTGATGGTGTGTCCCGGGATGTGTACGCCGCCTtctggacagaatttctagactgtgctgcagagggtgCAGATGTGAGGGTGCCATCATTATCCCCAAAATGGCAAAAGGAGGAATGGAAGTCTGTTGGCAGGATATTGGCCAAGGGACTGAAGGACCATGGGTATTTtccatttcggctggcacaagCCTTTACAGCAGCAGTCGTCTTTGGTGAACACTCTGTTTCACCTGATTTACTGGTTGACTCGCTGATGTTGTATCTTAGTCAGTCTGAACGTGATCTCTTGTCCACTGCTTTGCTAGAGGCTGTTGTCGGCAATGATGAGGAAGAGCTTCTTGATCTGATGGATCGCATGGGAGTAAGAACAGTACCATCACAGGATAACTTGAGAGCCGTGCTTGTCCAGGTGGCTCACAAGCAAATAATCCAGCACCCAAAATATGCACTGGATAATATTGCAGAAGTTGCAGGACCGACACTCAGGAAGTTTTTCCCCAGTGTACAGGATATGAAGAAGATGTATGAGGATCTTAAACCAACAACACGAAAGGTGTTAAAGATGATAACAGCTTTTCCAGCTACTTCAGCAGACAACCAAAGTTTGCGATTTTTCCATCAGTACATTAGGGGACTGGATGAAATTGGCCTCCGGAAGGTGATGAGATTTCTAACTGGGTCTGATGTCATCTGTGTAAAAGAAATTCAAGTCACATTCACCTCTTTGGAAGGGCTAGCACGGCGGCCAATTGCACACACTTGTGGCCCAACTTTGGAGCTACCATCAACTTACAACAGCTATCCTGAGCTTCGAGCTGAAATGGAGGCGATACTGCCCTGCAACTCTTATGCAATGGACATTGCATAA